TGTGCTTCAGGTATACATCCCTTGAAGAATGTAATGACTTGCACTGTTGGGGTTAAGCCATGATTGGGGCACCTCTTCAGCAGGGCCTTGAATCTCCCCCATGCATCTTTTATAGTCTCCGTAGGAGACATCTGGAAGCCAATGATCTCGTGTTGTCTTTTAATAGCCTCGCTAGGGGGATAGAACTTCTCCAGGAACTtgtggaccatgtcatcccaTGTTCTAATGGACCTTGGTGCCAAACTCTCCAGCCAATCCTTTGCTGCATCTTCCagagaaaaaggaaacaaCCTCAGTCGGACCTGATCATGTTTacttacgcatccatctctgtgggatttGATCACTGCTTCCCTGTGCTAAtctttattttagtataaCGGGTTCAGGGTTTTGAAAGGTAGAAGGTGATTGTTTGCTCAATGACAGGTGATTTCGaggattctctgagttcctagactcCGCggtctagtggattctctggatctAGGAAATTTGAATACACACTTCACTCCTCTACGCACTTCAGTATATTGATGTACTATCCATTACTTTAAAATCCATGAATGGTCTTCCTTGGGTATTATTTAATCTCTCATGGTCTTCCTCATTTCGGCATGTAGCTCTTTTTATCcgtttttgtttcttcttcaGATTTTTCTTTTGCTCTTCTTTTAAAACTCACTCTTTCTCTATGttatcttcttctttgtcATTTCTTCCTCTTAATCAACCCTTTCTCTGtcgatttttcttttaaatctcACTCTTTCTCATTGTGTAGGATCTCAGTCGGCGTGCAGCGACGGAGCTTCGAGATCTCTTAGTTTGTCAAGCGGTGAGTTCCTACTCGCAATTCTTCTATCAGTTTGACTAATAGtgaacaaataatattttaactcAAATTCTAAAACTCGAAAATGAATAATTGACGCTATCCCCGTGATGACAATAGAAATTGTGTGGTGACCAATAATTGACAGTAGCCTATTAATGtactatatggagtactattaagTACTCTTAGTATATTAATGTACTAAGTatcaattactttttaaaatccataaaACATCATATGTGTATCAAGATGTTTTCTAAATAGAGGGAACCAAAATCGACCGGTTCTTAACTGGCCGGTTCCGATTCCaagatttatgaaaatttaaaacattttaacCGGTCAACCGATCCACTTAGAACCAgaaccggccgaataagcaggATTATGTGGGACCCTTATTCTATTACACACTTTCATTTAATAcatagttaaataatttcttaaaatccgtgacGAATCAAATTGGGACGAACATTATGGGATGGAtagaataaattccaaccaaATGAGATCGAAAAGATAATTTGAAATACATAATGTCAAAAGGTTTTCAAAACTCTGCCTGTTTGAgataataaaagtataattgGTTTTCAGAGaataaatttcaagaattaaaAACCTAAAAGTAAGATTAAAGACATTAATACGATAGACACATTATGCGCAAAATTTTGAACTAAACATGAGTTTACCGCCAAAATGAATATTTCAActaaatccaaaaatcaaagcaCCCGCGCGTTTAATCCAAACTGTCCATTTTACCATCTCATCGACGGTCAGCAATCATTATCCGCGTGAACCACATCCCACCAATAACAGCACGCCCCTCTTCTGCTATATAATAACTCCTCGTCTCTTCTAACCACTCACCGCCAACACCAATTTATTTCCTCGCAAGCCAACAAACATCTCAATTTCCAATCTCAACCGCAATTTCTCTCTCTGAAAATGGCACCCAAGGCAGAGAAGAAGCCCGCGGAGAAGAAGCCGGCCGCCGAGAAGGCCCCTGCGGCGGAGAAAGCTCCGGCGGAGAAGAAGCCCAAGGCAGGGAAGAAGCTGCCGAAGGACGCCGCCGCCGGcgacaagaagaagaagaggaacaAGAAGAGCGTGGAGACGTACAAGATCTACATCTTCAAGGTGCTGAAGCAGGTCCACCCTGACATCGGTATCTCCAGCAAGGCGATGGGGATCATGAACAGCTTCATCAACGACATCTTCGAGAAGCTCGCCCAGGAATCCTCCAAATTGGCGAGGTACAACAAGAAGCCGACGATCACCTCCCGTGAAATCCAGACCGCCGTGAGGCTGGTGTTGCCTGGAGAGCTGGCGAAGCACGCCGTTTCGGAAGGGACCAAGGCTGTTACCAAATTCACTAGCTCTTAAATTGAATGCTTTGTTAGGGTTTCTTTTGAATGATTCGGTTAAGTTTTCTGTCTGTGTAAAGAATTACTATGAATTTGGTGAATTGAATGCACAATTTGGGTTTCATATCTATGCTTTCGGATTTGGTTTAATCTCTTAATATTGAGATTTATTGGGTTCTGcatagattttattaattgttacAATATAGGTCGACAATTGATCTAATTAATCATCTTGTATCCCAAAATTAGATGATATTCTTAATACTCTAATTGTCTCAATCCAAACACTTGTTTTCTAATTGTTTTCCCTTGCATTTTCTTATGTGTTTAGGACAATTTAagtttcttcttctcaaagacaagaaaacaaaatagtgAGATGGCAAGCAAGCTACTCATATGACAATACATCAGAATATCATTAAGCTTGAATCGTGTTAAAATCACCAAAAAATGTGACAGTATCAAATACAAACAATTTGATGTAAATGACAATTAGCAGTCCAAATTTTTAATGTTCAATTTTGTGTAAACAGCAGTCAAGTTTTTAATTGCGACTTGGTTTTGGAACTCAGCAAAAGCACATGGTGCTCAATTAACAAAAGCCCTTTGTACTCCTATAAATCTACTTAGCAACTTCAAAGTCTCCCTTGTATTAAGATCACATGTCAATCATTTCAAACAATCGACAACTATAACAAATTAAACCAATCTTCCTTGTATTAGGATTACATGTCAACCTCCACCCGTTTTTTTGATAATACTCCACTTAATTGATGTTAAAGAAGCAATCTCAATGCATATTACTCCCTCACATAGCTTGTTTTTCTGTTGTCGTTCACATAAATTGTTTGTGAGATTGTTTAAATGGCTGCAGCTTCTTTAGTCTGATGTGATAATCTTATTTCTTTATTCCCATTTTGTACTCTATCTTTAagtggaagaagaaaacagGGAAAAACGCAGTATATTTGGATTGGGCTCTGGTTCTGTGGACAAATGTGCATTAAATCCTTAAAGATTTTGCaacttaaaaaatttctaCTAAAGACACACAATCACAAAGGTCATATCTTCTCCTTAAATTACAACAGGACTCTACAACAAACGGCTAAAACTAATCTTCTGCCATAGTTAAATGAGAGCACTAGCGAGGCAACATCAAATTTAAGTACAATAGGACGAATCAAACAGAAATTAGCAGTATTTAGATCACAAGTTCAAAACACAGAGAAGTGTAAAAAGTTAGCAAATTTAACATTCATTCATAAAGCGCATAAAACCATACAAAAGCCCTTTCTACTTAACTAGAAGTAGTgaacaaaaacataatttacaGAATCCTTACTTCAAACCCTAAAAATCAGCCCAAATCTAACAACATTTCAAATTCAAGCACTAGTGAATCAGCCCAAACCTAACAACGTTTCAACTCAAGCACTAGTGAATTTGGTAACAGCCTTAGTCCCCTCCGAAACAGCGTGCTTCGCCAGCTCTCCAGGCAGCACCAGCCTCACGGCGGTCTGGATTTCACGGGAGGTGATCGTCGGCTTCTTGTTGTACCTCGCCAATTTGGAGGATTCCTGGGCGAGCTTCTCGAAGATGTCGTTGATGAAGCTGTTCATGATCCCCATCGCCTTGCTGGAGATACCGATGTCAGGGTGGACCTGCTTCAACACCTTGAAGATGTAGATCTTGTACGTCTCCACGCTCTTCTtgttcctcttcttcttcttgtctcCGGCAGCGGCGCCGCCGTCCTTCGGCAGCTTCTTCCCTGCCTTGGGCTTCTTCTCCGCCGGGGCCTTCTCTGCAGCGGGGGCCTTCTCGGCGGCAGGCTTCTTCTCCGCGGGCTTCTTCTCGGCCTTGGGTGCCATTTTCAGAGAGATAAAGCTAGGGATAAGATTTTTTGGAGTGGAATCGAATGAAATTTGCGTAAATGTTGAGAAGATGTCAAAACAATGTATAGTAGGGCTTTTTTTTATAGGGAAAGAGGGGAGATATATGATTGGTGGAATTAGATTGTAGCGGATCGAAGTTCTCTGCCGTTCAGATGCATCTGGAAATTGACGGTGGATATTATGTGGgtgattattatttatagattCGCGTGAAcgctttttaaatttttcagtGTGTTGGCGCTAAAGTGATTTAATTTTCGAAAACATATTTACatttgagatattcatggaaattgtcttttttctcttatttttttcttttactattaaaattagtctcttctttaaatatttaaatatactaaaattttttgcaatttttcttttattttattttttccttttatccACTACATATCTTTCATTGTGGTTGAtttttttagtctttaattttctttggTTAAAAAGCGTGTATAGTTTCATACTAGTACTATGTATTTCTTGGTTCTAATTCTATGCTTCAGAAAACTGTGTGCCTGTGTGAGGTTTTGTTTTGGGACAAAGACAttaaaaacacacacacaataatagtagtaacatCCATTGGCTTGGTTTTGAGCATCTAGCACGACGACCATAAGCTCCACGGAATACATGTACTTTTGGATTATGTTATCATTTGTTATAATGATAAGGATATATCTATAGAAGATCCCATATCTccattatttcaattatgatTTAGCATATCTTTCCCATATATTTTGTTCGCCAAGTTAGAGTATCCACTATAGTTGGCCGGGCCAAACCACAAAACGTGGCCAAGCTATAAAATTGTGGTCGTGCCACCAACGCCCATATTTTACACTATAGTGGACATGCCCAAGCCaccaaataatatatttttaattaaaaacgggtatatttatagaatttgtgtaggaatgaagtaaaaaaaatgtgtatactTAGCCGCGGCCGGGCCACGATCGTGGCGCTCCCGTGTCCACCCCCCCCGCCGCGGCTGCCCACCCCAGTCACTAtagggagccgcggctcgCGGCTCTCCCGTGGCCCGGCCGCGGCTCCCCTATAGTGGACACTCTTAGGTTATTCGTAGAAATACTATAAACATGACCTATTGTTATTCTCTTCATTCAATCAGCGAAATCATAATATgtcttttatctttatttagtTTTCCATTTAGAATTTTCGATTGTCGACAGAACACGGTTTCTCTGCgactttctttatcttttttcacttGACAAGGGTTTTAGATGCTTTCATCAATGAAAGCATCCCTTGATAAGGAAAAAAACCCTTATCAAGtgaagaagataaagaaagTTGCAGAAAAAAGTTGTTCTGTCGGCAACCGATAGTTTTAGTAAACTAGacggaaaaataaataaagataaaagacaaataattatgatttcaCTGATTGCTTCCCAAAGATAATAATAGccttatttataatactaatgcTATTTAACGAACAAGAAGATATAGAAAGTTGCAGAAAAACGTTGCTCTGTCGGCAATCGATAGTTTTAGTAAACTAGacggaaaaataaataaagataaaagacaaataattatgatttcaTTATTGCTTCCCAAAGATAATAATAgccttatttataataatgctATTTAACGAACAAGAAAATAGATATCCTAAAGATACGGTAAATcaaactaactaactaaaaaAGAGATTGGGATATTCCAATAGTTATGCACGTATCATATAACCTCCATTTCAGCGGTGGCATATAATGGGATGAACTATGGACCAAATGGTGCTGGAGGGAAGTATCAGAATAACATGTTACCTAATAAGGTCGGTAAGCATATATAATGTGAGGGCAAACAAAATCCCACATATGAGAATGAACAAACGTTAAGTATATAAATGGGCTACCCCAACTCCATTAGTATAAGGTCTTTTGGGGAGTATCCCAAGAGTAAAACCGTGAAGCTTTGAGAAaacggacaatatcatactaatgtggagcTCGGGTGTGCACCACCGATCCCCAACGTATAATCATTTCGCTcaatatcttattttgtttaagCTACTTTGTACTGACATGGTTTTCTAGATGTATAATCAGTAGTTTGAAATTAAGTGGTTACAAATTTGTACTCAGTACTCGTACTACTGCAAAGAGTTGTTAACTTAAAGGTCCTTGTTGTTCTTTCATATAATGTGTGAGTAAATGtaatgatattttatactctGCTGCAAGACTCTTACAACTTAAATCCTTGTGCCAATATGTATAAGATAATCGTAACTGGTGTAATTGATCACATCCTGAATCATTATTAGTGTTTCTAGATACATGACTAAGATTTTAAAAGCAACCTCGTTGTCTGGATGTTTCCTAGAATTATGCGTGTTCATGAACAATAAGTGTACGTGCAGCCACAGGACGACAGAAGTAGTTCAGTAACAATTGGAATTCCAGACGAACATATTGAAATTGTCATCGGTCGTGGTGGAAGGAATGTTATGGAGATGAGCCAGGTCTGTAGATAGGTCCCAAAGCTCTGTTTGGCAGATTCTTAGAACTGATGTTCCTCTTACTACTGCAGATTGGTGGAGCTAGGATAAAGATATCAGAGATAGGCAATTTCTTGTCCGGGATATCAGAGATAGGTACATACACGTAGAATTCTAATATTTCTGCTCAAGCTAATCGAAGCACAATCCATACCCACACTGCTTTTATTGTAGGAAAGTTACCATCACGGGGTCTCAACAAGCTATTCACATCGTAGAGTCTCTATGATATCACAGATGGTTGCTTCAATTACTGAACAAGAATGTGAAAAAACTCTGCTTTCTTTCTCATCTGATCAGGTTAAAAAGATGCCCCTCTTTCTGCAACTAGTGGTATTTATTTTGGCattatgagaaaaatggaaGGTGTTTGTTTGTTACGGATAACTTACAATTTATTAAGTAGTCCCCTATTGTTTGATCTGATTTTGGTTATGTTCAGTAGTCAGCGTTTTAACAAGGAACATGCACACTGCTTATGTTTCATGTATTGCTAATAGAAACACCTATTGTTTGAAATATTCAATCAtaatgtagtagtattaaacaAAGTTATTTAAGTAAACGTTGTGAAACTAATCAAATAAGTACTCCCatgttttatggagtatttagaAAAGCGtgattgattttaaaaatattaactcTATCAAGAGTTAATATTCTCAATTTATGCAGAATTGAGAAGTATAAGGGCAGCTCGTTTCTCAATTCTGCAGTAGATAAATATTCTCTCATTTTGGTCCTCGTGAAATTGCAGCCAGTATATCAGAACGCAGAGGGTAGGAGCAACGGTGGTGTGGCAGAAGTAAATGGGATGCTCATACTCTAGCAAATATCAAACGCGTAAATGCAAAAGAAATCGAGAACTACATCTCTAATGTTTGACTTCTGCGAGATTTGAGCTAGGGATTGTTGAAAATTAAGATTGTTAAGGTGAGGGGTTTCGAAGAAGAGCTTGGTAGGGGTGAAACTAGTGTCGGAAAAGAGATTAGGGTGGGTAGGGGAGTTGGGAAATCTGCGATCATGCTCAGTTGGAGTTCGGGCAAGAGTTTGGGGGGGAGGGGAGGCGGAGGTAGGTGACAGAagaagcggcggcggcggcagagGAAGGTGACAAAGGCAGTGGAGAGGATGAGGACGGAGAAGGAATGGTGATGTTTGGGGATTAAGATTGCTAGGCATGTGAGAGCTAAAGAGGGGTAGTTTAGTATGTGAAAATTGTTTTCAGCCCTACTCTCATACAACCAAACTCTTCAAATTGGGCTATACTAATTTCTTGGACTAAACAACTAACAACTCTACCTATCAACTCAAGCCCATAACCATACATCCATGTTAATTATTTACCCACCTACCAGACGAGCCCTAACTCGgcgaaagaaaaaaaactatttgttggattttcagaacacaatttattttggCTTGAATTAGATTACTATAATGTATGtataatatgaatttgattGGAAGAAGAgaacaataaaaatagaacataAAGAGATGGATCATAATATTCTTGAATTTTCTCCatagtaagagaaaataaggGAGCGCTCAGTTATTTCAGCACAACAATAATCACAAAAACTAACAATAACCAGGATGGCAGCTTATTTATTGCAGTAACAAGCAgaaaacattaatttgattggaaaacaaaatagaaaacttAAATAGAGAATGAAGAGATGGATGGATCAGAATTTTGGCTTGGATTTTCACCACAAAGGGAGAAAAAAAGTAGCGCTCAGTTATTTCAGCGTCGAATCATCTGAGGAAAAATTCATCACCTCCATCCAAATAAGGTACTCTGAAATTCACTcctatttaataatttcattgtgaaaatgttaatttaattagaaaacaaaaagaaatttcaaattgagAATTTAGAAATGGATCAGAATTTTGGCTTGGATTTTCTCCACacggagaaaataaagtagcgCTCAGTTATTTCAGCGTCGAATCATCTGGGGAAAAAATCATCACCTCCATTCAAACAAGCTATGCAAATCACTTCAATCATTCCAGTATAAAACCATCATCACAACAagtattgacatttcataaAAGACACAGTTTATATAGTGTGGGTAAAAGCAGAAAATGTTGATTAGattgggaaaaaaatatagGGGTAGAACTTAAATTGAGAATAAGAGATGAATCAGAATATTGGCTTGGATTTTCTCCACAAAGGGAGAAAATAAAGGAGCGCTCAGTTATTTCAGCGTCGAATCATCTGGGGAAAAATTCATCACTTTCATCTCTCGagaatcatttcaaaaaatggaaacagtatttagaaaaaaagacGTAACAATTGGAGAATGAAATTTCACCAGTTCTGATAGAATAAAGCTCGAAACGAGCGAGCTCAGATCGAAAAGCAGAAGCCGGTAGATCAAAATATGGCGTCGGCTCATACACAACGCCGATTGAATGTTCGGCGCAGGTAATCAGTATATCGACGCACATAAAAAcagaagataaataaaattaggaaaTTCGAAAAACAGAAATCGCAGAGCGAACACGAGCATGGGTAAAAGAGATCGTGGAGAAGAGGAAGTTGCAGATCTGATGCATTCAACATAAATCTGTGTGATGAAGGGTGAGGAAAGGTTAGGATATATATAGGCGTGAGGAAGGAGGCGGGTTTGCTAAAACCCTAGTTTTGGAATCGGGGGCTCGGCCGCGAAATAGTTTTGGGGATGGACTAAATTAGAGACcataattatcaatttattgtAATCAAATAGATAACTGAATAAACTATTATTACCACCCGTATGCACAGGTCATGTAATTTTTACTTAATGAATAGaaattctaaataattatatctattATACATATACTACTTTACGAGTTgagtagagaaaaaataaaataaaaagttaatacAATTAGaaaatctaatattttatctataacCATCCTCAGCGCACACGAGTATAGAAGTAGGTATTATAGTGCAGGAATACAAGATAAGAGCATTTCCAATGGTCCGGCGATAACactcggcgatttttcgccgaaTATTGCCGAGTTATCGCTGACCGTTGGGAGTGTTTCGGCGTTAATTAACGCCGACTCCCGCTGCATCGCCGAGTTATCGCCGAATCATCGGCGCCCACTGTAGGCGCAATTCGGCGATAAATCAgcgtttttttttgtttttttttttttcaatggcTATAATTCcaaacctatatataattcctcctcctcctcctcctcctcctcctcctccattcatcacacacaatcttcattctctcaatttttcaatctcattatctcaatcttcaatcttcaaaattatgagttcAAGTAGAAAAAATCCCCGAAAAGGTAAGGGCAAAGAGCCGAGTCCGCAAATTCCCAACCCCACTGATGAAACAAATCAGTAGTGGATGAACTCGTTGTTGTCGATGGGTTCTCCTCCAaatggggataaattttggtgctaaTGTGGCAGAAGTTAGGGAGTTTTTAGGAAGAGCATGGGGAATCTTctaaatatttatgattttcgAACATGAATTGTCACTTGCACACTCTATTCAGTATTCTCTAAACTTAAAAAGTTTTTCATTGTCATTGTTGGAAGAGtcagaataaaatataataaaataagatgtaTTATCAATGcacacaaatataaataaagaatgaGTCCGTCAAGAATTATGAACCAACGTTACAAAGTCAAatagaaattcaaaaaatataaagaaattttggtttaaaacaataatggaataaggatatttttttactccatCTGTCGAATAGAAATACgataattgaaaataacataagttttaatgcattataattgataaaataaaagaaaaagaaaaaaagtagttgaaataatatagtactagtaaatgATGAAacccataaatgataaaagtaaaagagaaaatatttctatgatacgagcaaaaaagaaaattaagcaTATTTCTAtagaacagagggagtaccatTTTAGAGAATAGAGCGTgcaagtaaaataaaatgaaataatgatgtgtagtattttattttatctcaaCTACAATATGGGCGTGGAAATTGCAAGTTGAAGAAGATAATATATGAAACTATAAATAGAGGGTCAAtccattttccaaaaaaaaaagggcgCCAATGAACCTCAAGGTTTCAACAGATCTAGACTTCCAAACTCAAGACGCCGTTATTGAGTCCAAAGATGACACATAAAATCACAAGCTGAAACCGACCGGAACACCTTAGAACCACCCATGACGTCGCGACAGCAGAGGTCGTGTGTGGTAATTCACAACTTAGTCCAGCAATAACTTCAACAACATTAACTGCAGCATGATAGATTCCAATCACATTGCTTCAAGATTGAAAATTCTATTCATACTAAACATCTGTTTCGACAAAAGCAAATCTCACGGCATCCGATGAGTATGCGGATGAGATCTTTGCTTACGCGATGGTATTAGAGTGTTAGCGGGCATGGAGTTTCCCTGAAAAGACTAATTTGCACATATACAGCTCCCTATCTTGCAGCTGATGGATAGCAAAAGGATCAAGAAGAACATGAAGTAGAACCATTCCCTTGAGAGCAATGTCATTGTCTTCCCCGGAAGTAGACTTACGCTTGATTCCAGACGAGCAGAACCATCCTCACCTCGAGAATAGCCAAACGAAAGAACAATGTTGAGGCTTGTGGGCTTGCTTAGTAACTTGTCTACTCCATTTCCATCCGCAGACAAATTTCTTATCTGAATCATGCCCGCAGTGACATGAACTGAAGTAGAAGGTTGTGACAGAGAATTGAGACGATGCACAGCACCTTTTGAAGGAAACTCGGCAGCCAAGGCTGGTGGAGCAGGCATGCTGCCCAACATCTGGCTGGCCTGTTTGAGGAATGGATATTGGAAATCTGTTACGCATGAGAGCCAGTTAGTTTAGAGCTAATCATTCGTAAGAATATACCAGTGACGCCAGGGCTTGGCAGTAAATACAGTAGTTGTCAAAAGAAGGGAATATTTTGGTACCTGATTCATATGTGGAGGAGTCGAGCTTATCAGATGATGATCCAGCGTCACCATTATTGTTGTTGAGAGGTTGTGCACTGGGTAAAGTAGGTTGCTCTCCACCAACTTCTGGTTCCTGTCATGATAGTATGAGTTAGATCACTTAGTTCCAAAAGAGCACAGAAACTCAATGAATTGGGAGTAATATTACCTCAGAAGGAAGCAGCGGTTCACAAGGAAGAAGGTCCTCTATCATTGCTAAGGAATCATATGCAAAGTCTTGGGAGTTGCCGATACTGGCATCGTAGAACGAAAAGAATTCCTCAAGCGTGCTGGCAGGAGAGGTATTACCTTCAATGGGATGTGATAGATCACTGCCTTCAATGAAGCTTGCACTACCTTCAATGAAGCTTGCATTACCATATGGCAGATCTGGTGGATTCTCTTGGAATGGTTCATCAAGTAAGAAATCCAAATCATCAGAATACTCCGACTTACTGGATTCACCAATGAATTCATGTTTGACTGCTCTTACATCCATATCAAATGGAGCAGGTATATCATACAAGTTATTCTCCTCATGCTGCTCAGGTTCACAATACTGGTCACCAGCACTCAATAAGAGCTTAGGGCCATCATCCACGGACTCTGCAGTTTCCTCAACAAAGCTGCTGCCATCTGTCGGCTGACAATTCGATTGAAGAGGAGAATCGGCAGATGGATTATCTGATCGAAGGATCTGGCACCAAAAACTATTAGTCAAATGCATATGACCCGGAAAATAACACTATCACGTAACAGAGCTTCTTACAAGATAAAGTTTTACTGTATTGAGTATTTTAAGGATGGAGACAGATCATTATATAATCTTATTCAACTTAAAGAAGAACACAAAATGCAGTAATtgttactataaatttaaataataatcaagAATGTGTACAATGAAAAACTGTTTACACATGGGAACATGATTATCAAATTCATTACATCAAATCCAAGTTTTGGTTACTCTtatataaaaagatgttgCACAAGACAAATAACTAATACTATTATGTTTAAGTTCCTATTCACTGTAGCAAAAGCTAAAGCAGCACCAGGATTAATCTCACTATAAAATCCTACATTACTCTTCGACCACATCATTTGCAAAATAATCTAAAAGATATTGTTAAGTTCCTTCATGGAAATTTTTCATCTGCATTTTTTTCCCAAGAATGCTACCCCAACTCCCCAAGATTGTTAAGGAAACAGCTGATCGCAAGCTTCCAAggcaaattatataaaaatcatacGGTTCTTGACAGTTCTAAGTTTCAAATCCAGTAAATCCCAAAAAATAC
The genomic region above belongs to Salvia hispanica cultivar TCC Black 2014 chromosome 3, UniMelb_Shisp_WGS_1.0, whole genome shotgun sequence and contains:
- the LOC125213893 gene encoding NAC domain-containing protein 78-like isoform X2 encodes the protein MEIAVKKNSFNTLEPGFRFHPTDEELVRYYLRRKVCGRGFRFRAISDIDIYKAEPWDLPSFSKLKTRDLEWYFFSVLDRKYGNGARTNRATEKGYWKTTGKDRAVYHRGQIVGMKKTLVYHIGRAPKGQRTNWVMHEYRLTDLELERAGIHQDAFVLCRVFQKSGSGPKNGEQYGAPFVEEEWLGDDSDLIPKAEAAEEVDFGDDAYLDGDDLEQILRSDNPSADSPLQSNCQPTDGSSFVEETAESVDDGPKLLLSAGDQYCEPEQHEENNLYDIPAPFDMDVRAVKHEFIGESSSASFIEGSDLSHPIEGNTSPASTLEEFFSFYDASIGNSQDFAYDSLAMIEDLLPCEPLLPSEEPEVGGEQPTLPSAQPLNNNNGDAGSSSDKLDSSTYESDFQYPFLKQASQMLGSMPAPPALAAEFPSKGAVHRLNSLSQPSTSVHVTAGMIQIRNLSADGNGVDKLLSKPTSLNIVLSFGYSRGEDGSARLESSVSLLPGKTMTLLSREWFYFMFFLILLLSISCKIGSCICAN
- the LOC125213893 gene encoding NAC domain-containing protein 78-like isoform X1 → MEIAVKKNSFNTLEPGFRFHPTDEELVRYYLRRKVCGRGFRFRAISDIDIYKAEPWDLPSFSKLKTRDLEWYFFSVLDRKYGNGARTNRATEKGYWKTTGKDRAVYHRGQIVGMKKTLVYHIGRAPKGQRTNWVMHEYRLTDLELERAGIHQDAFVLCRVFQKSGSGPKNGEQYGAPFVEEEWLGDDSDLIPKAEAAEEVDFGDDAYLDGDDLEQILRSDNPSADSPLQSNCQPTDGSSFVEETAESVDDGPKLLLSAGDQYCEPEQHEENNLYDIPAPFDMDVRAVKHEFIGESSKSEYSDDLDFLLDEPFQENPPDLPYGNASFIEGSASFIEGSDLSHPIEGNTSPASTLEEFFSFYDASIGNSQDFAYDSLAMIEDLLPCEPLLPSEEPEVGGEQPTLPSAQPLNNNNGDAGSSSDKLDSSTYESDFQYPFLKQASQMLGSMPAPPALAAEFPSKGAVHRLNSLSQPSTSVHVTAGMIQIRNLSADGNGVDKLLSKPTSLNIVLSFGYSRGEDGSARLESSVSLLPGKTMTLLSREWFYFMFFLILLLSISCKIGSCICAN
- the LOC125216882 gene encoding histone H2B, with the translated sequence MAPKAEKKPAEKKPAAEKAPAAEKAPAEKKPKAGKKLPKDGGAAAGDKKKKRNKKSVETYKIYIFKVLKQVHPDIGISSKAMGIMNSFINDIFEKLAQESSKLARYNKKPTITSREIQTAVRLVLPGELAKHAVSEGTKAVTKFTSA
- the LOC125210590 gene encoding histone H2B.3, with the translated sequence MAPKAEKKPAEKKPAAEKAPAAEKAPAEKKPKAGKKLPKDAAAGDKKKKRNKKSVETYKIYIFKVLKQVHPDIGISSKAMGIMNSFINDIFEKLAQESSKLARYNKKPTITSREIQTAVRLVLPGELAKHAVSEGTKAVTKFTSS